Proteins encoded in a region of the Pseudomonas viciae genome:
- a CDS encoding substrate-binding domain-containing protein, producing MTQAQEIVAGASLQAVRWSGPESGPKALRGKSIAIVAEDLRNGGIVGVAQGAREAVKAMGWTLRVFDGAGTQAGRAKAFADALAANPDGLILCGADALENKAELALFADKGIPVVGWHAGARPGPIDGTPVAMNVSTDPLEVARLTAMAAVAQSNGHAGVVILTDSKYAIAMAKAKAMESVIRACRECTVLEVRDVAISESAQKMPAITTELLQRYGKRWTHTLAINDIYFDHAIASLTKAAIPSDGISLLSAGDGSSSAFLRIQAKTYQTVTVAEPLNLHGWQVIDELNRLLAGQPVSGFVAPIHLVNVDNIAFDGGKKLLYDPDNGYREIYRYQWNP from the coding sequence GTGACTCAAGCGCAGGAAATCGTTGCCGGGGCCTCCCTCCAAGCCGTTCGCTGGAGCGGCCCGGAATCCGGCCCGAAGGCCCTGCGGGGCAAGAGCATCGCCATTGTCGCTGAAGATTTGCGTAATGGAGGCATTGTCGGTGTCGCCCAGGGCGCTCGCGAGGCAGTCAAGGCGATGGGGTGGACGCTGAGGGTCTTCGATGGCGCTGGAACACAGGCCGGGCGCGCAAAGGCCTTTGCCGATGCCCTGGCGGCGAACCCCGACGGCCTCATTCTGTGTGGCGCCGACGCCCTGGAGAACAAGGCAGAGTTGGCTCTCTTCGCCGACAAGGGGATACCGGTGGTGGGTTGGCACGCCGGGGCACGCCCCGGGCCGATTGACGGCACGCCGGTGGCCATGAACGTCTCGACCGACCCACTCGAAGTGGCTCGCCTCACGGCCATGGCGGCAGTGGCACAGTCAAACGGACACGCCGGCGTTGTCATCCTGACCGACTCCAAGTACGCCATCGCCATGGCGAAAGCCAAAGCCATGGAAAGCGTCATTCGCGCCTGTCGGGAGTGTACGGTGCTGGAAGTGCGCGATGTCGCGATTTCCGAAAGTGCCCAGAAGATGCCGGCGATCACCACGGAGCTGCTTCAGCGCTATGGCAAGCGCTGGACCCACACGCTGGCGATCAACGATATCTATTTTGACCACGCGATTGCCTCCTTGACCAAGGCCGCAATACCCAGCGACGGCATCAGTCTGTTGTCTGCCGGTGATGGCAGCTCTTCGGCTTTCTTGCGCATACAGGCCAAAACCTACCAGACGGTCACTGTGGCCGAGCCGCTCAACCTGCATGGCTGGCAGGTGATTGATGAATTGAACCGGCTGTTGGCGGGTCAGCCAGTGAGCGGTTTCGTAGCACCGATTCACCTGGTCAATGTCGACAATATTGCCTTCGACGGCGGGAAAAAACTCCTGTACGACCCTGACAATGGTTATCGAGAAATCTATCGTTACCAATGGAATCCCTGA
- a CDS encoding alpha/beta fold hydrolase: MNTFNRTMAVATLALATLSAEAASPVQAGASASAVGSVVQSASYITTQDGVQLYYKDWGPRNGQVVTFSHGWPLDSDSWEAQMMFLASKGYRVVAHDRRGHGRSSQPWEGNDMDHYADDLAAVIEALDLKDVTLVGFSTGGGEVARYIGRHGTGRVKKAVLVSSVPPLMLKTETNPGGLPIEVFDGLRKASLENRSQLYLDIASGPFFGYNRKGAKPSQGLIQTFWAQGMQGGSKNTYDSIAAFSASDFRGDLKKFDVPTMVIHGDDDQIVPIDASGRASAALIKGAKLIVYAGAPHGLTETHKDRLNQDLLKFLQE, encoded by the coding sequence ATGAACACTTTCAACCGCACCATGGCCGTCGCGACCCTGGCCCTCGCAACCCTCAGCGCCGAGGCCGCATCACCTGTTCAGGCCGGTGCGAGCGCGTCCGCTGTCGGCAGTGTTGTCCAGTCCGCCAGTTACATCACCACCCAGGATGGCGTGCAGCTTTACTACAAGGACTGGGGTCCGAGGAATGGCCAGGTCGTGACCTTCAGCCACGGCTGGCCACTGGACTCCGATAGCTGGGAAGCGCAGATGATGTTCCTCGCCTCGAAGGGTTATCGCGTGGTCGCCCACGATCGCCGCGGCCACGGACGCTCCAGCCAGCCTTGGGAAGGCAACGACATGGATCACTACGCCGACGACTTGGCGGCGGTCATTGAAGCGCTGGACCTGAAGGACGTGACCTTGGTCGGTTTCTCCACCGGGGGCGGTGAAGTGGCTCGCTACATCGGTCGCCACGGTACCGGTCGGGTGAAGAAAGCGGTCCTGGTTTCCTCCGTACCGCCGCTGATGCTCAAGACCGAAACCAACCCTGGCGGCCTGCCCATCGAAGTGTTCGATGGCCTGCGCAAGGCGTCCCTGGAGAACCGTTCGCAGCTTTACCTGGACATCGCCTCGGGCCCTTTCTTCGGCTACAACCGCAAGGGTGCCAAGCCGTCCCAAGGTCTGATCCAGACCTTCTGGGCGCAGGGCATGCAGGGCGGCAGCAAGAATACCTATGACTCGATCGCGGCGTTCTCGGCCAGCGATTTTCGCGGTGACCTGAAGAAGTTCGATGTGCCAACCATGGTCATCCATGGGGACGACGATCAGATCGTACCTATCGACGCATCGGGTCGGGCCTCGGCGGCACTGATCAAGGGCGCTAAACTCATCGTCTACGCCGGTGCCCCCCATGGCTTGACCGAGACTCACAAGGATCGTCTGAATCAGGATCTGTTGAAGTTTCTTCAGGAATAA
- a CDS encoding substrate-binding periplasmic protein, translated as MKHTTPAAVLLCLLLGTVARAEEYQVVTEEWAPYNYQENNQLTGMTTEVVRAIMALTGDDFEVLLKPSMRASQILKTRRKTIMYSMFRTAERESLYKWVGPIVEESIHPYQLASAPPLSSLEQLLRAPQITTRHAGLVPQMLQSLGFNNLDKSATESKQLYRMLLAGRTSIIVGDTDAGVAYYSRQLDIAPGTLRKIPIELYHSSLYIAFSLDSEDKVVTAWARALEQLRRSGELRRIQYRYEQPVGK; from the coding sequence GTGAAACATACGACACCTGCCGCAGTGCTGCTCTGTCTGTTGCTCGGCACGGTTGCCAGGGCCGAGGAGTATCAGGTCGTCACTGAGGAGTGGGCACCGTATAACTACCAGGAAAACAATCAGCTCACTGGCATGACCACGGAAGTCGTCCGGGCCATCATGGCGCTGACCGGAGATGACTTTGAAGTGCTGCTCAAGCCGAGTATGCGCGCCAGCCAGATACTGAAGACCCGGCGCAAGACCATCATGTACTCCATGTTCCGCACGGCGGAACGCGAGTCGTTGTACAAGTGGGTCGGCCCGATCGTGGAAGAGTCCATTCACCCCTATCAGTTGGCCAGTGCGCCGCCGCTGAGCTCCCTGGAACAACTGCTGCGCGCCCCGCAGATCACCACGCGCCATGCCGGCCTGGTGCCGCAGATGCTGCAGTCGCTGGGCTTCAACAACCTGGACAAAAGTGCAACCGAGAGCAAGCAGCTCTACCGCATGCTGCTCGCCGGGCGCACCAGCATCATCGTTGGCGACACCGATGCGGGGGTGGCTTACTACAGCCGCCAGTTGGACATCGCCCCCGGCACGCTGCGCAAAATCCCCATCGAACTCTATCACTCATCGTTGTACATCGCCTTTAGCCTCGACTCTGAAGACAAAGTGGTCACCGCGTGGGCCCGTGCCCTGGAGCAGTTGCGCCGCTCTGGCGAGTTGCGGCGCATCCAGTATCGGTATGAGCAACCCGTCGGGAAATAA
- a CDS encoding MFS transporter, translating into MGILLLMPSIPTQKKMSIKSQLKILKQGSVWLSLSTVVFVFATMFSGYSFIAEYLEGVTHMNGTWVSAMLMAFGIFGFFGNFLFSAWLQKNAIRTRIIYPLLYIGIYVLVYLLGGSFSAMVLLTLLWGLLHSAGLVISQSWLMRDASEAPEFANSLYISFSNLGITLGASLAGWVIASLGTHNLVWSRIIFAALALLSIVAKLSLYGKGQASSAPVLAH; encoded by the coding sequence GTGGGCATCTTGTTGCTCATGCCCTCGATACCCACCCAGAAGAAAATGTCGATCAAGAGTCAACTCAAGATTTTGAAGCAAGGGTCTGTCTGGCTCAGCCTTTCGACCGTCGTATTTGTATTTGCGACGATGTTCTCCGGCTATAGCTTTATTGCCGAGTATCTGGAAGGCGTCACTCACATGAATGGAACATGGGTGAGTGCAATGTTGATGGCGTTTGGTATTTTCGGGTTCTTCGGGAATTTTTTGTTCAGCGCCTGGCTGCAAAAAAATGCAATCCGTACCAGGATCATCTACCCGCTGCTCTATATCGGTATTTACGTACTGGTTTATCTTCTCGGCGGATCATTCTCGGCCATGGTGCTGTTGACCCTTTTGTGGGGGCTGCTGCACTCCGCAGGCCTGGTCATCAGTCAGAGTTGGTTGATGCGTGACGCCAGTGAAGCGCCAGAATTCGCCAATAGTCTCTATATCTCATTCTCGAACTTGGGTATTACCCTAGGTGCGTCGTTGGCTGGTTGGGTCATCGCGAGTCTGGGTACGCACAACCTGGTATGGAGCCGCATCATTTTTGCCGCGCTGGCGCTTCTGAGCATCGTTGCGAAATTGAGCCTCTATGGAAAAGGCCAGGCCTCTTCGGCGCCTGTATTGGCCCATTGA
- a CDS encoding VOC family protein, whose protein sequence is MHTTVDHLVIVAPDLDTGCRFVTSALGVELQPGGAHSRMGTHNRLLHLGPGLYLEVIAVDPSAERPDRARWFGLDQLAPHSPARLATWVARTDDIQAAHDACHDIVGAIEPMTRGSLNWHITVPTDGNLPLAGAAPTLIQWADGPHPASTLQDQGCSLLALEVFHTDPEKIKEILTAMNFSGPVQLHALALASTPYLLAHIQTPSGSKTLPLSRE, encoded by the coding sequence ATGCACACCACTGTCGATCACCTTGTCATCGTGGCACCGGACCTCGACACCGGCTGCAGATTCGTGACAAGCGCGCTGGGCGTCGAACTTCAACCAGGCGGCGCCCATTCCCGCATGGGTACCCATAACCGGCTGCTTCACCTTGGCCCCGGTCTCTATCTGGAAGTGATCGCCGTGGACCCCAGCGCTGAACGTCCGGACCGGGCCCGCTGGTTTGGCCTTGATCAGTTGGCTCCCCATTCCCCGGCACGGCTGGCGACCTGGGTTGCCCGAACCGATGATATCCAGGCTGCCCATGACGCTTGCCACGACATTGTCGGAGCCATTGAACCGATGACGAGAGGATCATTGAACTGGCACATAACCGTACCGACCGACGGTAACCTTCCCTTGGCCGGAGCAGCCCCCACCCTCATCCAATGGGCCGACGGACCGCACCCGGCGAGCACACTCCAGGACCAAGGTTGCTCGCTGTTGGCATTGGAGGTCTTCCACACCGATCCGGAAAAAATCAAAGAGATTCTGACGGCCATGAACTTTTCTGGACCGGTTCAGCTGCATGCACTCGCCCTGGCTTCAACCCCTTATCTGCTTGCGCATATTCAAACGCCAAGTGGTTCGAAAACATTGCCGCTTTCACGAGAGTGA
- a CDS encoding winged helix-turn-helix transcriptional regulator, with the protein MENQTNEEVEVNMHEEMRRAFALLSGKWKLEIMWLLNQRVYRFGELRKAIPGITQHMLTAQLRELETDGLVTRTVFAEVPPRVEYEITHKARGLGPTMEALTAWWSEYGTSVPVKPGARGRKASTK; encoded by the coding sequence ATGGAAAACCAGACTAATGAAGAAGTGGAAGTGAACATGCATGAGGAAATGCGTCGCGCATTTGCCCTGCTTTCAGGAAAATGGAAGTTAGAAATCATGTGGTTGCTCAACCAGCGGGTCTATCGCTTTGGCGAGCTGCGCAAAGCCATTCCAGGCATTACTCAACACATGCTTACGGCGCAGCTACGCGAACTGGAGACCGACGGTTTGGTAACACGAACCGTATTTGCGGAGGTCCCCCCGCGCGTCGAGTATGAAATTACACACAAGGCTCGTGGCCTTGGCCCGACGATGGAAGCGCTCACTGCTTGGTGGAGCGAGTACGGCACAAGCGTGCCGGTTAAGCCTGGCGCTCGTGGGCGCAAAGCCAGTACGAAGTAA
- a CDS encoding DoxX family protein, which translates to MTTAYIYWISTALLSLLYFASAGLYIAKGDFVRKAQADLGYSAPFLVPLMIVVKILGPLAILGHFNVALSDLAYAGMFYHLILSGMAHLGARKPKDALPAALGLIFLVVSFATQNAAREVQSPYAPATTVFSASLN; encoded by the coding sequence ATGACCACTGCATATATTTACTGGATCAGTACCGCGCTGCTGTCGCTGCTCTATTTCGCCTCCGCAGGCTTGTATATCGCCAAAGGCGATTTCGTGCGAAAGGCGCAAGCAGACTTGGGGTATTCCGCTCCATTTCTGGTGCCGCTCATGATCGTCGTCAAGATACTCGGCCCGCTCGCCATTCTTGGGCACTTCAACGTGGCGCTGAGCGATCTCGCCTATGCCGGTATGTTCTATCACTTGATTTTGTCTGGCATGGCTCACCTGGGCGCTCGCAAGCCTAAAGACGCACTTCCCGCCGCCCTGGGCCTGATTTTTTTGGTCGTCTCCTTCGCAACGCAAAACGCTGCTCGTGAAGTGCAGTCGCCTTACGCACCTGCAACTACCGTGTTTTCAGCATCTCTTAACTGA